One Caenibius sp. WL genomic window, AATTTCGCCACGGCGAGATCGGACAGCATGTAATGCGCAGGCGTGACGCCCGCTGTCACCGCCACGCCGCGCAGCTTCGCCGCGCGCACCAGATCGAGCGCGGCCTGCGTCGTCACCTGGCGGAAATGCAGGCGCGCGCCCGCCATTTCGGCCAGCGCGATATCACGCGCCACGGCCACCGCCTCCGCCTGTGCGGGGGCGCTGGGCAGGCCCAGCCGGGTCGCCATTTCGCCTGCGGTGGCCACGGCGCTGCCCACCAGCCCCGCATCCTCGGCATGGCTGACCACCACCATGTCCAGCATCGCCGCATAGCGCAGCAGGCGCAGCATGATGCCCGAATCCGCAATCCAGCCGCGCCCGGTGGCGATGCCGCGCGCGCCCGCATCGCGCATCAGCGCCAGTTCGGCCAGTTCGCGCCCTTCCAGCCCGCGCGTGGCCCCGGCCAGCGGATGGACCCAGAAATCGGGCTTGCCGCTATAGGCGAGGAACTGCACCCGCGCCGGGTGATCCAGCGGCGGCGCCTGATCGGGCATCAGCGCCGCGCGGGTGATCCCACCGAAATGGAACGCGGGCTTGTCCACCGCGAAAACGCCGAAATCGACCAGGCCGGGTGCGATCAGTTTCCCCCCGGCGTCGACGATCTCATCCCCGTCTTCCGGATCGATCGCGCCGAGGCCGACAATCCGGCCTTCGACGCAGCGCAAGGCGCCGGTGCGCACTTCGCCGGGCAGGACGAGCCGCCCGCCGGTGATCGTCAAGGGGCGTTGCTGCTTCATGCCCGGTTCCCCTGTGCTTCGGCCCAGCCTTCGACCCCGCGCGAACGACGCGTCAGCACATCGAGGCAGGCCATGCGGATGGCCACGCCCATTTCCACCTGCCGGGTGATCAGGCTGGTCCCGGCCAGATCGGCCACTTCGCTGTCGATTTCCACGCCGCGGTTCATCGGCCCGGGATGCATCACCAGCGCATCGGGCGCGCAGCGGCGCAGCCGCTGCGCCGTCAAACCATAAAGGTGGCGATATTCGCGCGGACTGGGGATGAACTGGCCCTGCATCCGCTCGTTCTGCAAACGCAGCATCATCACGATATCGGCCCCGTCCAGCGCGGCTTCGAAATCGTGGAAGGTTTCCACGCCCATCGCTTCGATCGCTTCGGGCATCAGCGCCGGCGGCGCGCAGACCCGCACTCTCGCGCCGAGCGAGGCGAGGCAGAGAATATTGGAACGGGCCACGCGGCTGTGCAGGATATCCCCGCAGATCGTCACCCGCAGCCCGTTGAATTCCTCGCTTTTCCCGCGTTCGCGCAGGGCATGGCGAATGGTCAGCGCATCGAGCAGGGCCTGCGTCGGATGTTCGTGCTGGCCATCCCCGGCGTTGAGCACCGGACAGGCGACCTGATCGGCGATCAGCGCCACCGCGCCCGAACTGGCATGGCGGATGACGATGGCATCGGCCCGCATCGCATTCAGCGTCACCGCCGTGTCGATCAGCGTTTCGCCCTTCTTGATGCTCGATTGCGCGGCCAGCATGTTGACGACATCCGCCCCCAGCCGCTTGCCCGCGATTTCGAAGCTGAGCAGCGTGCGCGTCGAATTTTCGAAGAAGGCGTTGATGATCGTCAGCCCGGCCAGCGCTTCGGAATGTTTCGCCGCGCGTCGGTTCAGTTCGACCCATTGTTCCGCTTCGTCCAGCAGGAAGAGGATTTCGTGAGTCTCGAGCCCGGCGATGCCGAGCAGGCCGCGATGCGGAAAGGCGAGACCACCGGCCGGATACTGGCCACGGGCGGGAGTGATGGGCGGCAATGTCATTGAAACGGGGCCTTTACTGCGCCGCGCGCTCCCGCTCAAGGTGATTCGGCGGCGATTTCCCCGCCTTTGCCATGGCCTGGCCCCGTGATCGGCCCGATGATCGTTCGGCCGCTTTCCCCAGCTTGCCCTCCTTTTCGCAAGCGGCAGATGTTTCCATTGGCCTGCAAATCCCTCTAAGACGTGGCGCTGTAGCCTGCGGCGATCATGGCGGGCCATGCGACAGGAGCATTTCGATCATGACGTTCGCGGGCAAGGTTTGGCGGCTTCTGGTGGGCAT contains:
- a CDS encoding dihydroorotase — its product is MKQQRPLTITGGRLVLPGEVRTGALRCVEGRIVGLGAIDPEDGDEIVDAGGKLIAPGLVDFGVFAVDKPAFHFGGITRAALMPDQAPPLDHPARVQFLAYSGKPDFWVHPLAGATRGLEGRELAELALMRDAGARGIATGRGWIADSGIMLRLLRYAAMLDMVVVSHAEDAGLVGSAVATAGEMATRLGLPSAPAQAEAVAVARDIALAEMAGARLHFRQVTTQAALDLVRAAKLRGVAVTAGVTPAHYMLSDLAVAKFHTYARLSPPLRQEADRQAVIAAIADGTIDVIASGHDPRGPEDKRLPFADAEPGMAGAESLLAMVLSLVRDGVIDMARAFALAAGNPAQLLGVPAGRLETGLEADLVLVDPDKPWVISSTRMAASAGNTPFDGQPVQGRATALYKGGVAIG
- a CDS encoding aspartate carbamoyltransferase catalytic subunit encodes the protein MTLPPITPARGQYPAGGLAFPHRGLLGIAGLETHEILFLLDEAEQWVELNRRAAKHSEALAGLTIINAFFENSTRTLLSFEIAGKRLGADVVNMLAAQSSIKKGETLIDTAVTLNAMRADAIVIRHASSGAVALIADQVACPVLNAGDGQHEHPTQALLDALTIRHALRERGKSEEFNGLRVTICGDILHSRVARSNILCLASLGARVRVCAPPALMPEAIEAMGVETFHDFEAALDGADIVMMLRLQNERMQGQFIPSPREYRHLYGLTAQRLRRCAPDALVMHPGPMNRGVEIDSEVADLAGTSLITRQVEMGVAIRMACLDVLTRRSRGVEGWAEAQGNRA